ACAGTAATACAATGAGACAGGGaggagcaaaaacaaaacaaaaccaaaaacatatagaagagttgaaaagaagaaaggaccaAATGTAGTTTCTTTTTGAATTCTAATTTCATAGATAAATCAGACCATAGATTTATATGCAGCCAGTGTCACCCCCAATCTCCAAGGGGCCAGCTATTTCATTAGGTTGTATTCCAATCTCATaccagagagaaagcagacttgGCTCATCTCCCTGGGGAGCATTAACTAATGGGGAGCTTGATTGTGCAGCAAGGACTTTCAAGGAAAGCTGCAGCTTTCCAAGACTGACCATAGTAGAGGGCCAGGGCCTCTAGTATCCTGCAAAAACATTGTTAGGCATCTTTGGCAGAACAGGGCCTCTAGGGTGGTAAAGCAGTTATACAGGAACCAGATTTGCCCTGGGCCAGAAATGGAAAAGGGTTCAGCTACAGTGGGTGGCTACATTTGGCTTTTGAAGACAAAACTAGCTCTAGCTCTTCAATTTCACCTGTCGCCTGATTGGGGTTCTCTCATATATCATTGTGTACTCACCATGTCACCTTGAATCATTCTTTACCCTTTCAAAAGTGTAATAAGCTTTCTGCCCTTGAATAGGCTGTCAGCATTCTGGGCAGGGAAAATGTGACTTTAATGgggccttcctctgcctctgagaGGGTGGAAAGCTTGCAAAGGAAAATAGGCCTATCACTAATctctgaagcagaagaaagagaacagcCTCCCATAACTGCAgtgaaaggggagggaggagggagagagagggcaagaaaaCAATAGCGGAATCTCACCATGCAGAGGGAGGCTTTTCATCTTGGCCAGTAGAACTAAAATTGTTAGAGAAAACAGCCAGAGGATACTCTTGTGACTTTAGGCCTTCAGGATAAGCAGGTGAGGATGTGAGCCCTTCCCCAGACTGAAGTCCCAAGGGGTAGGAAATAGCTTTATGTTGTCTCCTCTGGTCTTCCATTCCACCAGCAGGCCCACTGAGGTTCTGAAGGCTAATGCTGATGGGGGCAGCACTGCAGAGCTGCAGATGCCGCAGTTTCTGTAGGGTTTTTGTTTCCTGCAGACTGTGTCTGGATGACCCTACTATTGTCTAACACTGAAAGccttttaaagcaaacaaaacaagtcAGATGATATTGTCACTACCTCTTAGAAGACAGGGCCATACCAAGTAAACAGAGGGCATGGCAAAGCCCAAATCTGATGGCAGCTACAGGTAAGTTAtcctttttttgtagaaatactGGGCTAGCCCTTCAGAAGACCACCTAGCTCATCTTTCGAGGGTGCTAGAACACATGAAGTCTCAGTTAACTAGATGTGATTAATTCAATCCATGGAGGAGCTAggccaaaaagtgaaaaattcaagttatagcttttttttttttttaccgagTTACAGCTTTTGAAGCAGACTAGAAGCGGACCGTAATtccaaataaccaaaacaaatgGTCCAGGCAAGCTTTCTTCCTTTAGCAAAGGGGGGCAGTTTATAATGGATAACAAATACCTGCACTCCAATAATCATTCTTTAGCTGCAGACTAAAATAGTACTTTTGAGGTTTTACTCCTTTcttggttctatttttttaatgttcccaaACCCTATTAATTCCATCAAGTGTAAACTTCGATCTGGCTAGAACGAATTATTGCAAATTTTTGCATTATTATCATCCTACCCAAAGGAGCTTTGATTGGACCTTGAAACTGAACCAcactattcctttcttttctcctgcctctgTCCTCTTTGTGGTCATAAGCCCAGAATGCCCTATATAGTAAAACTGAAGATGCAACGGCCTTTGtttggagaggaaaagaagaaagatctaatcAATACTTTCATAGGAGCTTAAAgaacacacaaaaaggaaaaaaataagtagccTATAACAAAGATAGAATCACCCATCGCTGTGATTTATCACATGCATTGAAGATGAAAAATTGTTAAGGAGACGTGAATTTTCAGGTGGGACCTCAATGCTGCTGAGCATATTTGCTCAATGCTAAGCCATCCATGACAGTGAAAATTGATGCTGTCCATGAGGTGACCCTTGATTGCAGGTAGCCAAGACTGCTGTGAGGGtgttgcagaagaaaaaaaaaaaaaagaccaaagcaGTTAATTGCCTAGAGAGTCATAACTAGGGCATGAAACAGGAGACATATATTTTCTGAGATGGAAAGAACTCTAGATCAGCACCGAGGACAGCGCCCTGACCATTCCCATTTGCTAAGCGGTAAAAagctttctttagaaagaaatatcTCCAGCAGGTAGACAAGGTAactctgtgtgtgcgtgcgtgttgGGAGGGGAAGAGGTAGAGCAGAGCGACTGTAACTAGCCCAATCACTCAGCTCCTTGGCTCCCAATCTCTACTCTTTTGAAGGCGAAAGTCAAGAACCCTTCCCAGTTTAGTCCAGCGTTCTCTCTAGCAGAGAGAGACATACTCCATAAATATCAATTCCCGGGTGCACAGAAAGCCTTTCAAAGTCAACCAAACAATCCAGACAGGAGAGACAGCACTGCAACATGAGAGGCTGTAACCCAGCTGCACTGGGTTCACTCCTACTTTTGGTGGGGGGGGCTGTTTTTTAAGTCGCCAGGATGTTTATGTCCACTAGCGGGACATAAGGAAGCATTCATTAGATTTCTGGACTCTGAAAAACATAAGattaagggttttgttttgttttgttttctagaaggGCCCGGACAGGGATATGACATGACGGGCAGGGAAACAGAGTGACCAGGGCTCTGAAAGGTGTAGACTCCAGGGCTTCTGGTTTGCCAAGGCCTCCAGTtggggctcctcctccctcccctcccctcccctcccctcccctcccctcggtTCCTAGGGAGAGAGCaggcaggtgggggagagggcagggcgCCCCTCCCTTTGCAGCGTTCCAGCCCTTACCTGGTAGCTAGCCACCTCTGCGCTGTGCCGCTCCTCCAGCTCCAGGATCTGCCTCTCCAAGGACTCGTTGGCCCCACGCAGCCCCTCAATCTCGATGGTGCGTGCCTGCAGCTGACGCCGGTACTCGTGAATCTCCTCGCGGCTCGCCCGGATGGCCTCGGTGCTGCGCGCCGCCTGCTCGTTCAGGTTGGCAAACTTGGACTTGTACCACTCCTCCGCCGACTGGAGGTTCTTGGCAGCCAGGGACTCATACTGCGCTCGGATCTCCCTCAGCGCCGAACTCAGGTCTGGTTTGGCCACAGCCACGTCCACCTCGGCCGCGGCCTGCGACGACGCCTGCAGCGTGGCCAGCAGCTCGGCCACCTCCTCGTCGTGCACCTGGCGCACGAAGGCCAGCTCGTCCAGCAGCGACTCCACCTTCTTCTCCAGGTCCAGGCGGGCCAGCGTGGCGCCGTCCACGTCGCGCTGCTGCGCCTTCAGGGCGCGCTCGGCGCCTTCGCGCCCGCGGCTCTCCTCCTCGCAGCGCGCCCGGAGCCGCTGCACCTCCTCGGCCAGCCCGTCGCGTTCCAGCAAGGCCTGCGCGCGCGCCGAGCTCGCCTCCTCCAGCTGCGCACGCAGGTCGCGCAGCTCGCGCTGGAAGAGCTCGCCCACGCGCGACGGTTCGGCGTGGCGCTGCCGCAGCGCGGCCAGCTCGGCCTCGAGCGCGCGGTTCTGCGTCTCCAGCTGGTGCACCTTTTCGATGAACACCGCGAAGCGGTCGTTGAGGCCTTGCAGCTGCTCCTTCTCGTTGGTGCGGATGATCTTGTACTCGTTGGTGCGCGCCGCCGCCTGACTCAGGTCCAGCCCGTCGGACGCCGGGGCCCGGCGGTAGGCCAGGCCCAGGCCGAGCGACGCGGCCGAGGAGCAGGCGGCCGAGGAGGCCACGTTGCAGCGGGACAGCGACTGCGAGCGGaagccgcccgcgcccccggcgcTGGAGAGGCGCGAGGACAGGCGAGAGCCATCTCCAAACACCTTGCGGTAGGAGGAGGAGGCGCACAGGTAGTGCTCCGAGCCGAAGCTCATGGTGCCGGGACCAGGGCCGGGAGGACGGCTGCGGCTGGCGGCACGGGCCGGAGGCGAGGTGcgccggcggggcgcggcggggcggtgTGCACCGGGTTTTAAGGCGCCGGGGCTGGGGCGGCGCGTTGGGGGCGGAGCTCCTGCTCCGGGGCTGCTGGAGAGAGGGGAGCGGGGCGcccgggagcgggggcggggaAGCGCAGAGACTACTGCAGCTGCGCGCGGCGGACCTGGGGCGCCGAGACAAAGCGATTTGCGTGGAAGCCGCTCCCTGCCCGCCGCGCCCCTCCCCAAGAATCGTGTGGCTTGGAAGTGACTTGAGTGGAGTGGTGCCTAAACGACCGGGGCTTCCCATCCGCAGACCACCCGGCCCTGTCGCCTCCCTTAACCCTGTCCTTTTCGCCCCCTTTAACCCACCCGGAGTTACGGTTTTCCGGGAGGTGACCCGTACGCCCGCCCGTCCCTCCCTGGGAGCTCCTGAGGGTGAGGCCCTGTTTTTCCAGTTAGAGTGAGGACTTTGTCTCTTCTCTCAGGCTTTGTCCCTTTCCTCAGCCAGCTCGGGGTTCCCAGGGGGTAGAGTGGGTCTACGTCAGAGAGCATCTCATCAGCTGTCCTCTGCATCTCTCGGAAGCACCCAGGGCCGGTGGCTGGGCCCAATGCCTGTGACGCCCCAGAAAAGAGGGGAGATAGATAAAGAACACGGGCCTGAGTTGCAGATAGAAGAAGGAAgcgcaggaaaaaaaaaaaaaaagctggggtgTCTGCAGTGGACAAAACTGAAGGGCCCCTGACATTTGTATAAGTAAGTGGATTTTCCATCCGCAGACCACACACCCGGCTCTGGCGCTTCCCTCGACCCTGTCCTCTTTGCTTTCCCCCAGAGTTAGGGTTTTTCTGGGAGGTGACCCGTAGGCCCATTCCCATCCCAGAGCTCCCAAAGGGGATGGGATCACCACAGTCCCCACAACTCTCCGTTGAATAATGCCCACCTTCTGAATTCATTTACGTTATCTATCTGGCCCTGTAGGTATTAGAGATTTCAGGCTGTGTAAATCCTCCTCTAATTTAGGAGCACCTCTTCCTAATTTAGGAGGTATCTCTTTGAACAAAAGAGGTCTCTGCAAATATTAAACCCCAGGAGCAGAGAAGAGTTCTGGCCACAGGGCAGACCcacacagggtgggggtggggaggtcaaAGAATGGGATTTGGAGAGGTGAGGGCTGGGCGGAGTCAGTGTAGGATTTAGTGTGCACTCGCCTTCTAGCTTATAGTATCTCTCAGGATGCAGCTGTGGCTTAGGAGAGGGAGTAGGAAGAACTTTTTAGTAGACTCCAGCATTCCAGTCTAAAGGCCTTTTTGTTTGGATCTCAAGGATAAGCTTAACTTCATGTGGGAAAATATTACCTGAGACAGGCCactaaaggaaagagaagggaagcccTGCAGGACTTTGGAACATACTTCTTGGCATTATGCTTCATGTCATGGAAGATGGTCAGGCCCTACCACAGCCTGTCCCCCCAGGTTCCTTATTacagaccaagacctgagcttaATTCTGTGTTCATTGGGCTCGGAAATACCTGGTGAAGTGAAGGGTGGAAGAATGTTAGCTAACACTACTGAATGATTACTCTCTGCTAGCCATTGTGCCAGGACTTTTGCAtaggtttctttccttctggctACTCT
This portion of the Vulpes lagopus strain Blue_001 chromosome 2, ASM1834538v1, whole genome shotgun sequence genome encodes:
- the INA gene encoding alpha-internexin encodes the protein MSFGSEHYLCASSSYRKVFGDGSRLSSRLSSAGGAGGFRSQSLSRCNVASSAACSSAASLGLGLAYRRAPASDGLDLSQAAARTNEYKIIRTNEKEQLQGLNDRFAVFIEKVHQLETQNRALEAELAALRQRHAEPSRVGELFQRELRDLRAQLEEASSARAQALLERDGLAEEVQRLRARCEEESRGREGAERALKAQQRDVDGATLARLDLEKKVESLLDELAFVRQVHDEEVAELLATLQASSQAAAEVDVAVAKPDLSSALREIRAQYESLAAKNLQSAEEWYKSKFANLNEQAARSTEAIRASREEIHEYRRQLQARTIEIEGLRGANESLERQILELEERHSAEVASYQDSIGQLENDLRNTKSEMARHLREYQDLLNVKMALDIEIAAYRKLLEGEETRFSTSGLSISGLNPPPNPVYLLPPRILSSTTSKVLSTGLSLKKEEEEEEEASKAASKKTSQIGESFEEILEETVISTKKTEKSIIEESTTSSQKI